Proteins found in one Zea mays cultivar B73 chromosome 1, Zm-B73-REFERENCE-NAM-5.0, whole genome shotgun sequence genomic segment:
- the LOC100276771 gene encoding uncharacterized protein isoform X1, whose protein sequence is MAMTTAVTGLAVAATAPIRSFLSSAAASVSLPADLRDLASDLASDPAVSYRSLRAIWCATSPDTRPPLRDLLQGADFVLPSPKPREKSDELKARLEKLRETQERKEYAELVRDVAPPSKDDAPEPFSSYKDQIGFGLHVVVIMFTGYLVGFAMFKALFNNNAVLVETKYLERSKLSMEDQNVAAATT, encoded by the exons ATGGCGATGACCACCGCCGTGACGGGCCTCGCCGTCGCAGCAACCGCTCCCATTCGCTCCTTCCTCTCGTCCGCCGCCGcctctgtcagcctgcccgccgaTCTTCGTGACCTCgcctccgacctagcctcggaccctGCCGTCTCCTACCGCTCTCTGCGTGCCATCTGGTGCGCCACCTCGCCGGACACCCGCCCGCCGCTCCGCGACCTCCTCCAGGGCGCCGACTTCGTGCTACCCAGCCCGAAACCTCGTGAGAAG AGCGATGAGCTGAAGGCGAGGCTGGAGAAGCTCCGGGAGACACAGGAGAGGAAGGAGTATGCTGAGCTCGTCAGGGACGTCGCTCCGCCCAGCAAGGATGACGCTCCTGAGCCCTTTTCATCCTACAAGGATCAGATAGGATTTG GTCTGCATGTCGTGGTTATTATGTTCACAGGTTACTTGGTAGGATTTGCTATGTTCAAAGCTCTGTTCAACAATAATGCTGTACTG GTCGAAACAAAATATCTGGAAAGGTCGAAGTTATCGATGGAAGATCAGAATGTCGCCGCGGCGACGACATGA
- the LOC100276771 gene encoding uncharacterized protein LOC100276771: MAMTTAVTGLAVAATAPIRSFLSSAAASVSLPADLRDLASDLASDPAVSYRSLRAIWCATSPDTRPPLRDLLQGADFVLPSPKPREKSDELKARLEKLRETQERKEYAELVRDVAPPSKDDAPEPFSSYKDQIGFGLHVVVIMFTGYLVGFAMFKALFNNNAVLNAAGGILGLVGGMLVETILFIIRSSSKELASVPRSKKAQ, from the exons ATGGCGATGACCACCGCCGTGACGGGCCTCGCCGTCGCAGCAACCGCTCCCATTCGCTCCTTCCTCTCGTCCGCCGCCGcctctgtcagcctgcccgccgaTCTTCGTGACCTCgcctccgacctagcctcggaccctGCCGTCTCCTACCGCTCTCTGCGTGCCATCTGGTGCGCCACCTCGCCGGACACCCGCCCGCCGCTCCGCGACCTCCTCCAGGGCGCCGACTTCGTGCTACCCAGCCCGAAACCTCGTGAGAAG AGCGATGAGCTGAAGGCGAGGCTGGAGAAGCTCCGGGAGACACAGGAGAGGAAGGAGTATGCTGAGCTCGTCAGGGACGTCGCTCCGCCCAGCAAGGATGACGCTCCTGAGCCCTTTTCATCCTACAAGGATCAGATAGGATTTG GTCTGCATGTCGTGGTTATTATGTTCACAGGTTACTTGGTAGGATTTGCTATGTTCAAAGCTCTGTTCAACAATAATGCTGTACTG AACGCTGCTGGAGGTATCTTAGGATTAGTTGGTGGCATGCTGGTTGAGACCATTCTCTTCATCATCAGATCATCGAGTAAAGAGTTAGCCTCTGTTCCAAGATCAAAGAAAGCTCAGTAG